A window of Hymenobacter aerilatus contains these coding sequences:
- a CDS encoding RagB/SusD family nutrient uptake outer membrane protein — protein MKRFTLACVGLLGAAQLLSSCEKEYLDEDPPSLYTPQTVLVDSLGFEAAMAGLQSVVREQYTSDGPQGLLGIMQEGTDVAIPGQVQGVEVPYYNYTLLNSQDQGAGYYWNWAYRTINNANQIIAGAEAAPASLRQGYKNRISAEARFFRAYAYDFLTTLYGDVPLVDEPVTSPRTDFTRTPVAEVNDFIVNDLTTAIPNMFDANKAASGRIARGAAQHLLGQVYLRMNKPADAEKVLQTLISSGTYKLITARYGVRTNQPGDYFSDMFIIGNQRRNQGNTEIIWGIEQQLNVPGAQTNAQQRRMWVPAYYNIKGMLIADSLGGRGIGRMRLSNWVDYRLYPKDESADMRNSKYNLKRRFYYNDPAQAALYRQRVTGLRGTDTIFFITPYTTKWNQYNPADPFGYGTIKDLPMMRLGESYLLLAEAQMKQGNTAGAATSINVLRTRAKAAQVTASQMDLNFILDERARELIGEEQRRITLVRTGTLVERTLRLNGASVTGLTAQKALMPIPQSEIDRNTSATLTQNPGY, from the coding sequence ATGAAACGTTTTACGCTGGCTTGTGTCGGGCTGCTGGGTGCGGCTCAGCTCCTCAGCTCCTGCGAGAAGGAGTACCTGGATGAAGATCCGCCCTCCCTATACACTCCCCAAACCGTGCTGGTCGATTCGCTAGGCTTTGAGGCCGCTATGGCCGGCCTGCAATCTGTCGTGCGCGAGCAGTACACCTCCGATGGTCCGCAGGGCTTGTTGGGCATCATGCAGGAAGGCACCGACGTGGCCATTCCGGGCCAGGTGCAGGGGGTAGAGGTGCCCTACTACAACTACACCCTGCTGAACTCGCAGGACCAGGGCGCCGGCTACTACTGGAACTGGGCCTACCGCACCATCAACAATGCCAACCAGATTATTGCTGGGGCCGAGGCCGCGCCGGCCTCGTTGCGCCAAGGCTACAAAAACCGCATTTCGGCTGAAGCGCGCTTTTTCCGGGCCTATGCTTACGACTTCCTGACGACGCTCTACGGTGATGTGCCGCTGGTAGACGAGCCCGTGACCTCACCCCGCACCGACTTCACGCGCACACCGGTAGCCGAGGTTAACGACTTTATTGTGAACGACCTGACAACGGCCATTCCCAATATGTTTGATGCGAACAAAGCCGCGTCGGGCCGCATTGCGCGGGGCGCAGCCCAGCACCTGCTGGGGCAGGTATACCTGCGCATGAACAAGCCGGCCGATGCCGAAAAAGTATTGCAAACGCTCATCAGCAGCGGTACTTATAAGCTGATTACGGCCCGCTACGGGGTGCGCACCAACCAGCCCGGCGACTACTTCTCCGATATGTTTATCATCGGCAACCAGCGCCGCAACCAGGGCAATACGGAAATCATCTGGGGTATTGAGCAACAACTGAACGTGCCCGGCGCGCAAACCAACGCCCAGCAGCGCCGCATGTGGGTACCGGCCTACTACAACATCAAAGGCATGCTGATTGCCGACTCCCTGGGGGGCCGCGGCATCGGGCGCATGCGCCTCAGCAACTGGGTAGACTACCGCCTGTATCCCAAAGACGAGAGTGCGGATATGCGCAACTCGAAGTACAACCTCAAGCGCCGCTTCTACTACAATGACCCAGCCCAGGCGGCTCTGTATCGTCAGCGCGTAACGGGGCTGCGCGGTACCGACACCATTTTCTTCATCACGCCCTACACCACCAAGTGGAACCAGTATAACCCCGCCGACCCCTTCGGCTACGGTACCATCAAGGACCTGCCCATGATGCGCCTGGGCGAAAGCTACCTGCTGCTGGCCGAGGCCCAGATGAAGCAAGGCAATACGGCTGGGGCAGCTACCAGCATCAACGTGCTGCGCACCCGCGCCAAAGCCGCGCAAGTAACGGCCAGCCAGATGGATCTAAACTTCATCCTAGATGAGCGGGCCCGCGAACTGATTGGTGAAGAGCAGCGTCGCATTACACTGGTGCGCACTGGTACGCTGGTAGAACGCACGCTCCGCCTGAACGGCGCCTCCGTGACAGGCCTGACGGCCCAGAAAGCCCTGATGCCTATTCCGCAGTCAGAAATAGACCGGAATACCAGCGCTACGCTGACCCAGAACCCAGGATACTAA
- a CDS encoding hybrid sensor histidine kinase/response regulator transcription factor: MQTHVQDDLSAFFALLFAALKGVGIRCSWGVLLVLAGGFRALAQNAPPSAFRFEHLTVNEGLSHSDGMTVTQDRAGFIWVGTNRGLNRYDGYTLKQYSLPVNPHNGISSNRITVLHVGAGGHLWVGTERAGLSLYNADQDNFFRLDEQHIPVAYQTQARLLAQSDVTALASDTLGRLWVGTDRTGLFVLTFNRQGHVQQLQQLPPHVQHQPVLMHITSLALDPEGKLWVGSKTSGLHFIRTTLAAFQPQTTALANKSVRALHLDRHGDLWVGTDHRVYWVSAANRRTVRELGAYPLPQELPLLQSTYMDSFGRLWVGTIYGLHVWEAGARTGAAPPLRVADPTLFLPEDGEPFSINSERVHQIFEDQHQVLWLCASAGGLNKVDLRQKPFGSIRQQLTGRLALSNNYVNAIYKEEASNTLWFGTRNGVASYDLARHTYRNYLNQQSGGARGIDASAVFQTTNGTLWFGTRGHGLVTLSRVNGQEKLTTYDKLPDGLSLSNTSIERITQDKRGTVWVATFSEGLCCFSPDGQYLGTYRTANSALPTNQFSFLLYDAKRDVLWASTRDAGLLKLRATPSALQVLQHYQYTPGAPTGLRVNYVWPLLLDEQNALWIGTIGGGLHQLRADAAGHETIRSYLNELPEQDVESILADEAGHLWIGGTGLYRFTPATRQYLRYDVADGLQSNSFKIGSAARAQDGTLYFGGINGINYFQPHDIQANPYAPVVQITGLRVTNRPIAVGDTVNGRVLLTQALSVPQTVTIRNAENDFLVEFVALNYANPQKSRYAYRLVGYNEGWVYPAPGQRTASFANLPAGHYTLEVKASNGEGVWSKRYATMQFEVLAPWWRTWWAYLLYAAVVLGAVAWFRRVEMAQQQLKNRLLLEQFQAEKEKELTDLKLGFFTNISHELRTPLTLILGPMEEIMRAAGPVADLRGKVQLMHRQTRKLLELVNQLLDFRKVETGHVPLRAQRADAVRFLTDIHSVFQLKAQERDVTYLLDMPTQPVPLYFDRSKLEIILTNLLANAFKYTRNKGRVELAAMVIGDAQGEALYHQGQLTGNYLKITVTDTGVGIKASELGRIFDPYYQASHTDTLRMTGTGIGLSLARQFAERHGGQLTVSSTQGVGTTFELRLPLGAQHLKPEDMQPEDDTFAPAAESEELLEVLEVEAETAEELPGLPAAPTGPPRLLVVEDNDEVRQYLHQLFAADYEVLTAADGLEGWDEALHQLPDLIISDVMMPHSDGLELCQRVKQHPKTAHIPLLLLTARTAETHQLEGLGLGADDYMSKPFNPTLLLAKAEALLRNRRKLHEYYQRHILLEPTEITVPDADREFLENAMRVVEEHLEDAEFNVQVLVRKVGMSQSVFYRRIKSITGQTVVEFIRDVRMKRAAQLLAGTTMRVSEVAFQVGIEDAKYFRKMFQKIYSVTPSEYARQHRPSKEAASVE, translated from the coding sequence TTGCAAACACATGTTCAGGACGACCTATCTGCTTTTTTCGCCCTGCTTTTTGCGGCGCTGAAAGGGGTAGGCATCCGGTGTAGCTGGGGCGTCTTACTGGTGCTGGCGGGAGGCTTCCGGGCGCTGGCCCAGAATGCTCCTCCTAGTGCCTTTCGCTTTGAGCACCTGACCGTGAACGAAGGCCTCTCGCACAGCGACGGCATGACCGTGACGCAGGACCGGGCGGGCTTTATCTGGGTGGGTACCAACCGCGGCCTCAACCGCTACGACGGCTACACCCTGAAGCAGTACTCGCTGCCTGTGAATCCGCACAACGGTATTTCCAGCAACCGGATTACGGTGTTACACGTGGGCGCCGGCGGCCACCTGTGGGTAGGCACCGAGCGGGCCGGCCTGAGCTTGTACAACGCCGATCAGGACAACTTCTTCCGGCTTGATGAGCAGCACATTCCGGTGGCCTACCAAACCCAGGCCCGCCTGCTGGCCCAGTCCGACGTAACGGCGCTGGCCTCGGATACGCTGGGGCGCCTGTGGGTGGGCACCGACCGCACCGGCCTGTTTGTGCTGACCTTCAACCGGCAAGGACATGTGCAGCAGCTGCAGCAACTCCCCCCGCATGTGCAGCACCAGCCCGTGCTGATGCACATTACCAGCCTAGCACTCGACCCAGAAGGCAAGCTGTGGGTAGGAAGTAAAACTTCGGGGCTGCACTTCATTCGCACCACGCTGGCTGCTTTTCAACCACAGACTACCGCCCTGGCTAATAAATCGGTGCGGGCCCTGCACCTCGACCGTCACGGCGACCTGTGGGTAGGCACCGACCACCGGGTATACTGGGTGAGTGCTGCCAACCGCCGCACGGTGCGGGAGCTGGGCGCCTACCCCCTCCCCCAGGAGCTCCCGCTTTTGCAGTCGACTTACATGGACTCGTTTGGTCGCCTGTGGGTAGGCACCATCTACGGGCTGCACGTGTGGGAAGCGGGGGCCCGCACAGGTGCTGCGCCCCCACTTCGGGTTGCAGACCCTACCCTGTTTCTACCCGAGGATGGGGAGCCATTCAGCATCAACTCCGAACGGGTACACCAGATTTTTGAGGATCAGCACCAGGTGCTGTGGCTGTGCGCATCGGCCGGCGGCCTCAACAAGGTAGACCTGCGCCAGAAGCCCTTTGGCAGCATCCGGCAGCAACTTACGGGACGCCTGGCGTTGTCCAACAACTACGTCAATGCCATTTACAAGGAAGAAGCCAGCAACACCCTGTGGTTTGGTACTCGCAACGGGGTAGCCAGCTACGACCTTGCCCGGCACACCTACCGCAACTACCTCAACCAGCAGAGCGGCGGGGCACGCGGCATCGATGCCTCGGCAGTGTTTCAGACCACCAATGGCACGCTCTGGTTTGGCACGCGCGGCCACGGCCTGGTTACGCTCAGCCGGGTGAATGGCCAGGAGAAGCTGACCACGTACGATAAGCTGCCCGATGGCCTTTCCCTCAGCAATACGTCCATTGAGCGCATCACGCAGGACAAGCGCGGCACGGTGTGGGTGGCTACGTTTTCGGAAGGGCTGTGCTGCTTCAGCCCCGATGGCCAGTACCTGGGCACCTACCGCACTGCCAACAGCGCGCTGCCCACCAATCAGTTTTCCTTCTTGCTCTACGATGCCAAGCGCGACGTGCTGTGGGCCAGCACCCGCGACGCGGGCCTGCTGAAGCTGCGCGCTACCCCCAGCGCGTTGCAGGTGCTACAACACTACCAGTACACGCCGGGCGCGCCTACCGGCTTGCGCGTCAACTATGTATGGCCGCTGCTGCTGGATGAGCAGAACGCCCTCTGGATTGGCACCATCGGGGGTGGGCTGCACCAGCTGCGCGCCGATGCGGCCGGGCACGAAACCATTCGCTCCTACCTGAACGAGCTGCCGGAGCAGGATGTGGAGAGCATCCTGGCCGACGAGGCCGGCCACCTCTGGATAGGCGGCACCGGCCTCTACCGCTTCACGCCCGCTACCCGCCAGTACCTGCGCTACGACGTGGCCGACGGCTTGCAGAGCAACTCCTTTAAGATAGGCTCGGCGGCCCGCGCCCAGGATGGCACGCTCTACTTTGGGGGGATTAATGGCATCAACTATTTCCAACCACATGATATTCAGGCCAATCCCTACGCACCGGTGGTGCAGATTACCGGCTTGCGCGTAACCAACCGCCCTATAGCCGTGGGCGACACCGTGAACGGCCGCGTGCTGCTCACGCAGGCGCTATCGGTGCCACAAACCGTGACCATCCGCAACGCAGAAAATGACTTTTTGGTGGAGTTTGTGGCCCTGAACTACGCCAATCCCCAGAAAAGCCGCTACGCCTACCGCCTGGTGGGCTACAACGAGGGGTGGGTATACCCCGCGCCGGGGCAGCGCACGGCCAGCTTCGCCAACCTGCCGGCAGGCCATTATACGCTGGAGGTGAAAGCCAGCAACGGCGAGGGCGTGTGGTCGAAACGCTATGCCACCATGCAGTTTGAGGTGCTGGCGCCCTGGTGGCGCACGTGGTGGGCTTACCTGCTCTACGCAGCGGTGGTGCTGGGCGCGGTGGCCTGGTTCCGGCGCGTGGAAATGGCCCAGCAGCAGCTGAAAAACCGCTTGTTGCTGGAGCAGTTTCAGGCTGAAAAGGAAAAGGAGCTGACCGACCTGAAGCTGGGCTTCTTCACCAATATCTCCCACGAGCTGCGCACGCCGCTCACCCTCATTCTGGGGCCAATGGAGGAGATTATGCGCGCCGCTGGTCCCGTGGCCGATTTGCGCGGCAAGGTGCAATTGATGCACCGTCAAACGCGCAAGCTGCTGGAGCTAGTCAATCAGCTCCTGGACTTTCGGAAGGTGGAAACTGGCCACGTGCCCCTGCGCGCCCAGCGCGCCGATGCCGTGCGCTTTCTCACCGATATCCACTCCGTTTTTCAGCTAAAGGCCCAGGAGCGCGACGTAACATATCTGCTGGACATGCCTACTCAGCCGGTGCCGCTGTATTTTGACCGTAGCAAGCTGGAAATTATCCTCACCAACCTGCTGGCCAACGCCTTCAAGTATACCCGCAACAAGGGTAGGGTAGAGCTGGCGGCTATGGTCATCGGCGACGCCCAGGGCGAAGCCCTCTACCACCAGGGGCAGCTTACCGGCAACTACTTGAAAATCACCGTTACGGACACGGGTGTGGGCATCAAGGCCAGCGAGTTGGGCCGCATTTTCGACCCATATTACCAAGCTTCCCACACCGATACGCTGCGCATGACGGGCACGGGCATCGGTCTGTCGCTGGCACGGCAGTTTGCCGAGCGCCACGGCGGGCAGCTCACCGTGAGCAGCACCCAGGGGGTAGGCACCACCTTTGAGCTGCGCCTGCCGCTGGGCGCGCAGCACCTCAAGCCCGAAGACATGCAGCCGGAAGATGATACGTTTGCCCCCGCCGCCGAGTCGGAGGAGCTATTGGAGGTGCTGGAAGTGGAAGCAGAAACAGCGGAAGAACTGCCCGGCCTACCCGCCGCCCCGACAGGGCCGCCGCGCTTATTAGTAGTAGAAGACAACGACGAGGTGCGCCAGTACCTGCACCAGCTTTTCGCGGCTGACTACGAGGTGCTGACCGCCGCCGATGGTCTGGAGGGCTGGGACGAAGCCCTGCACCAGCTCCCCGACCTGATTATCTCGGACGTGATGATGCCGCACTCGGATGGCCTGGAGCTATGCCAACGCGTGAAGCAGCACCCCAAAACGGCGCATATTCCGCTGCTGCTGCTCACGGCCCGTACCGCCGAAACCCACCAGCTGGAAGGCCTGGGCCTGGGCGCCGACGACTACATGAGCAAGCCCTTCAACCCTACCCTGCTGCTGGCCAAGGCGGAAGCCCTGCTGCGCAATCGGCGCAAGCTGCATGAATATTACCAGCGCCACATCTTATTAGAGCCCACCGAAATAACCGTACCCGACGCCGACCGCGAGTTTCTGGAAAACGCCATGCGGGTGGTAGAAGAGCACCTCGAAGACGCCGAGTTCAACGTGCAGGTACTGGTGCGGAAGGTAGGCATGAGCCAGTCGGTATTTTACCGGCGTATCAAGAGCATCACGGGCCAGACGGTGGTAGAGTTCATCCGCGACGTGCGCATGAAACGCGCCGCGCAGCTCCTGGCCGGCACCACCATGCGCGTATCGGAAGTAGCGTTTCAGGTGGGCATTGAGGATGCCAAATACTTCCGCAAGATGTTCCAGAAAATCTACAGTGTGACGCCCTCCGAGTACGCCCGACAGCATCGCCCGAGCAAGGAAGCGGCTTCTGTAGAGTAG
- a CDS encoding glycoside hydrolase family 43 protein gives MQKFFFLAVGFGLSTGSALAQAPATPSNAPKVKTAAFRPGELWYDTDGNLINAHGGGVLQVGKTYYWYGEKRAQHQEEGVNVYSSKDLYNWKYEGVALAPATDPQNDIAAGCLMERPKVIYNKKTGKYVMWFHLELKGQGYKAARAGVAVADKPTGPFKYVSSFRPNGNMSRDMGLFVDDDGAAYHIYSARENYDLRLARLSPDYLTATPQDSLLFSKHQEAPALFKTGGKYYLITSGCTGWDPNQASLHVADRPFGPWKPLGDPMTGPNAKLTFGGQSTYVLPVAGKKDAFIFMADRWNPKDLKDSRYLWLPVQFKDGQPTVEWLHHWNLNFFNNPSTKIL, from the coding sequence ATGCAGAAATTCTTTTTCCTTGCGGTAGGCTTTGGGCTAAGCACGGGTTCTGCCCTGGCACAAGCTCCCGCTACCCCCAGCAACGCCCCAAAGGTGAAAACCGCCGCTTTTCGCCCCGGCGAGCTGTGGTACGATACCGACGGCAACCTCATCAATGCCCACGGTGGGGGCGTGTTGCAGGTAGGCAAAACGTACTACTGGTATGGCGAGAAACGCGCCCAGCACCAGGAAGAAGGCGTGAATGTGTATTCGTCCAAAGACCTCTACAACTGGAAGTACGAAGGTGTGGCCCTGGCACCCGCCACCGACCCGCAGAACGATATTGCGGCCGGCTGCCTGATGGAGCGGCCCAAAGTCATCTACAACAAGAAGACCGGCAAGTACGTGATGTGGTTTCACCTGGAGCTGAAAGGCCAGGGCTACAAAGCCGCCCGCGCCGGTGTAGCCGTAGCCGACAAGCCCACCGGCCCATTCAAGTACGTGAGCAGCTTCCGGCCCAACGGCAACATGTCGCGCGATATGGGCCTGTTTGTGGATGACGACGGCGCGGCCTACCACATCTACTCGGCCCGCGAGAACTACGACCTGCGCCTGGCTCGCCTCTCGCCCGACTACCTAACTGCTACCCCCCAGGACTCCCTGCTTTTTAGCAAGCACCAGGAAGCGCCGGCCCTATTCAAAACTGGCGGCAAGTACTACCTCATCACCTCGGGCTGCACCGGCTGGGACCCCAACCAAGCATCCCTGCACGTAGCCGACCGGCCCTTCGGCCCCTGGAAACCCCTGGGCGACCCTATGACCGGGCCCAACGCCAAGCTCACCTTTGGCGGACAGTCGACCTACGTATTGCCGGTGGCCGGCAAGAAAGACGCCTTCATCTTCATGGCTGACCGCTGGAACCCCAAAGATTTGAAAGATAGCCGCTACCTATGGCTGCCGGTGCAGTTCAAAGACGGCCAACCTACCGTGGAGTGGCTGCACCACTGGAACCTCAATTTCTTCAACAACCCCTCTACCAAAATCCTTTAG
- a CDS encoding SusC/RagA family TonB-linked outer membrane protein, whose amino-acid sequence MQVALAAPAAHSHPGAPARSTTEAAALVDQTITGRVTDDKGQPLPGATVVVKGTTIGAGTDADGRFSLVVPTASQNGTLLISSIGFTSQEFPLGSRTTFDVRLATDTKALEEVVVVGYGTQKRSDVTGSVVSVPQDRLEKLPVSNVAQALAGAVAGVNIVTSSAVPGAQPSIRIRGVRSITANADPYIVVDGVPFPGNLNDINTNDIASIEVLKDASSTAIYGTRGSNGVILISTKRGKTGKPEIRYNGYAGPEFFVNNLTPLDGPAYAQKYQDFAAQRGFTPTQPLPNAAEVVNLAAGKTVDWMKEIQQTGSIQDHNLSISGGTNDVKYFVSGEYFKQRGTLKGFQFQRVSLRSNIDADLTPWLRIGTSSFFSTNNDNGGRADLTLAQVTSPYGNLYNPDGSYAIWPQLPELLIKNPLLALNTTRESVVNQLTGTGYAEVAPTFAKGLKYRLNATYSFRPYRYAYYEGRNFGNLNGYAQLVNDERRNYTIENILSYAHDFDKHHVDVTALYSSQQNTYFTTTENASGFVNDEIGFNGIGGGSLPPTISSYSERRALLSQMGRINYNYDSRYLLTVTARRDGSTVFGANTDKYGVFPSVALGWNVANEAFLQDNAFLNELKLRFSYGTTGNEAIGPYGTITGLSQLQYAYNGVTTVGLRPNIIGNADLKWERTTSANYAVDFGVLKNRIVGTVEYYVAKTNDLLLNRQLPIITGYNSILANVGSVRNQGVDVALTTRNIDKPDFSWETNMNVSVVRNRVLQIYGTGGDDIGSNLFIGKSLGGIYTYEKVGVWQVGEDPSGQDASAKPGDLKFRDVNGDGKIDSNDRTYQGSTIPEWQGGITNTFRYKGLSLRVFFQTVQGVLRNNGNLNFVDLGGRSNTPEEVGYWTPENRSQDRPGLNYNNPRGYSYPSDASFTRLKDVTLNYNFPSTLTEKLRLGNLSVYVSGRNLYTWTDWVGWDPEQSYTVGNGTGNGGTNYPNVRSLVVGLNVSLR is encoded by the coding sequence TTGCAAGTAGCCCTCGCCGCACCCGCTGCGCACAGCCACCCCGGAGCACCTGCGCGCTCCACAACGGAGGCGGCAGCCCTCGTCGACCAGACCATCACTGGCCGCGTGACCGACGACAAGGGCCAGCCCCTACCCGGTGCCACGGTGGTAGTAAAAGGCACCACCATTGGCGCCGGTACCGATGCCGACGGCCGCTTCAGCCTGGTAGTACCCACTGCCAGCCAGAACGGTACCCTGCTGATTTCGTCCATCGGCTTCACCTCGCAGGAGTTCCCATTGGGCAGCCGCACCACCTTCGATGTGCGACTGGCGACGGATACCAAGGCACTGGAGGAAGTAGTGGTAGTAGGCTACGGTACCCAAAAGCGCTCCGACGTGACGGGCTCCGTGGTATCTGTGCCGCAAGACCGTTTGGAGAAGCTGCCGGTCTCGAACGTGGCGCAGGCGTTGGCCGGTGCTGTGGCGGGCGTAAATATTGTGACCAGCTCGGCGGTACCAGGCGCGCAGCCCAGCATCCGGATTCGGGGGGTGCGTTCTATTACAGCCAACGCCGACCCTTACATTGTAGTAGATGGGGTGCCGTTTCCGGGTAACCTCAACGACATCAATACCAACGACATTGCCTCTATTGAGGTGTTGAAAGATGCCAGCTCCACGGCCATCTACGGTACGCGCGGTTCCAACGGGGTTATCCTGATTTCCACCAAGCGAGGCAAAACCGGCAAGCCCGAGATTCGCTACAACGGCTATGCTGGTCCCGAGTTCTTCGTGAACAACCTGACGCCGCTCGACGGCCCGGCTTATGCCCAGAAGTACCAGGACTTTGCCGCCCAGCGGGGCTTCACGCCTACCCAGCCCCTACCCAACGCCGCCGAAGTAGTGAACCTGGCGGCCGGCAAGACGGTAGACTGGATGAAGGAGATTCAGCAAACGGGCTCCATTCAGGACCACAACCTGTCTATTTCGGGCGGTACTAACGACGTGAAGTATTTCGTTTCGGGGGAGTATTTCAAGCAGCGCGGTACGCTCAAAGGCTTTCAGTTTCAGCGCGTGAGCCTGCGCTCTAATATTGATGCGGATCTGACGCCCTGGCTGCGCATTGGCACCTCGTCGTTCTTCTCGACAAACAACGACAACGGCGGCCGCGCCGACCTCACGCTGGCCCAGGTAACCAGCCCCTACGGCAACCTCTACAACCCCGATGGCTCTTACGCCATCTGGCCCCAGCTGCCGGAGCTGCTGATCAAGAACCCCCTGCTGGCGCTGAATACTACCCGCGAAAGCGTCGTAAACCAGCTAACGGGTACAGGCTATGCCGAAGTAGCCCCTACCTTCGCCAAGGGACTGAAATACCGCCTGAATGCCACTTACTCGTTCCGGCCCTACCGCTACGCGTATTACGAAGGCCGCAACTTTGGTAACCTCAATGGCTACGCGCAGTTGGTCAACGATGAGCGCCGCAACTACACCATCGAGAACATCCTGAGCTACGCGCACGATTTCGACAAGCACCACGTGGATGTAACGGCTCTATACAGCTCGCAGCAGAACACGTACTTCACGACCACCGAAAATGCCAGCGGTTTCGTCAACGACGAAATTGGTTTTAATGGCATCGGCGGCGGCTCCCTGCCTCCTACCATCAGCTCCTACAGCGAGCGGCGGGCATTGCTCTCGCAGATGGGCCGTATCAACTACAACTACGACAGCCGCTACCTGCTCACGGTAACGGCCCGCCGCGACGGTTCTACCGTGTTTGGCGCCAATACCGATAAGTATGGCGTGTTCCCATCCGTGGCCCTGGGCTGGAACGTGGCCAATGAAGCCTTCCTGCAAGACAACGCCTTCCTAAACGAGTTGAAGCTGCGCTTCTCCTACGGTACCACCGGCAACGAGGCTATCGGCCCTTACGGAACCATCACAGGTCTGTCCCAACTACAATACGCCTACAATGGCGTGACGACGGTAGGCCTACGGCCCAACATCATTGGTAATGCTGATTTGAAGTGGGAGCGCACCACCAGCGCCAACTACGCCGTGGACTTTGGGGTGCTGAAAAACCGCATTGTGGGTACGGTGGAGTACTATGTTGCCAAGACCAACGATCTACTGCTGAATCGCCAACTGCCCATCATCACTGGCTACAATTCTATTCTGGCCAACGTGGGCTCGGTGCGCAACCAAGGCGTCGACGTAGCGCTGACCACGAGAAACATTGATAAGCCCGATTTCAGCTGGGAAACCAATATGAACGTTTCCGTGGTGCGCAACCGTGTGTTGCAAATCTACGGCACCGGCGGCGACGATATCGGTAGCAACTTGTTCATCGGCAAATCATTAGGTGGCATCTACACCTACGAGAAAGTAGGCGTATGGCAGGTAGGCGAAGACCCCAGCGGCCAGGACGCCTCGGCCAAGCCCGGCGACCTGAAGTTCCGGGACGTGAACGGCGACGGCAAGATTGACAGCAATGACCGCACCTACCAGGGTAGCACCATTCCTGAGTGGCAGGGCGGCATCACCAACACCTTCCGCTACAAAGGCCTGAGCCTGCGCGTGTTCTTCCAGACGGTGCAAGGCGTGTTGCGCAACAATGGCAACCTGAACTTTGTGGACCTGGGCGGCCGCTCGAACACCCCGGAAGAAGTAGGGTACTGGACACCTGAGAACAGAAGCCAGGACCGCCCCGGCCTCAACTACAACAACCCCCGCGGTTATAGCTACCCCAGCGACGCCAGCTTCACTCGCCTCAAAGACGTGACGCTGAACTATAACTTCCCGTCTACGCTAACGGAAAAGCTGCGCCTGGGCAACCTGTCGGTCTATGTGAGCGGCCGCAACCTGTATACCTGGACCGACTGGGTAGGCTGGGACCCTGAGCAGAGCTACACGGTGGGCAACGGCACCGGCAACGGCGGCACGAACTACCCCAACGTGCGCAGCTTGGTAGTTGGCCTGAACGTGAGTTTGCGCTAA